A single window of Caldicellulosiruptor bescii DSM 6725 DNA harbors:
- a CDS encoding UvrD-helicase domain-containing protein — MLIPKEQWKPADGIELEKNAEIVVKSNCNYLVIAGPGSGKTELLAQRACFLLQTGICYSPKRILAISYKKEAAKNLAERVQKRCGQKLANRFVSLTFDAFAKSLLDRFLYGLPEVYRPDVNYDINPSVLREGKRSILLRFEGKEPKHLLTGDYVDGIHSLSIENIINKKMTDKKLPFNNEPNNLEEWMINELWKLFLKGDKDFKPALTFPMISRLAEYILRENPFVLKALRATYSHVFLDEFQDITGVQYDLLKTCFLGSNAVITAVGDNKQRIMEWAGALRNSFELFEKDFNAQRINLLMNHRSAPRLVELQKVFIKEAFGEKIDLSDLKIENSKKWSKDDGICEVWIFNDYIKEAQILSENIKKWLNSEDLSHRDICVLVKQRPSKYTNMLIKTLAENSMNARDEGEVSDLLNEEIIQFIINLFSLALNINGNNSYTFVYDFIKILNGYDDDTPERFLIKLESEITELLRFANEKLLKIDNQKQIVELYKIIIRYLKMDRLISYFPQYRNTAWFNDLMNKSIKLLWNEFEITNNWSKAITNFIGINSIPIMTIHKSKGLEYDTVVFIGLEDSAFWSIKNQPEQDTCAFFVALSRAKRRVIITFSKYRDVGANPCQTAENVKKFYELLAKSGIVEYRDFM, encoded by the coding sequence ATGCTGATACCAAAGGAACAATGGAAACCTGCTGATGGAATTGAACTTGAAAAAAATGCAGAGATAGTAGTTAAAAGTAATTGCAACTATTTAGTAATAGCTGGACCTGGCTCAGGTAAAACAGAGTTGCTTGCTCAAAGGGCTTGTTTTTTACTTCAAACGGGTATTTGCTATTCACCAAAAAGGATACTTGCAATCAGCTATAAAAAAGAAGCTGCCAAAAATTTAGCAGAAAGGGTTCAAAAAAGATGTGGTCAGAAATTGGCGAATAGATTTGTATCACTAACTTTTGATGCTTTTGCTAAGAGCCTTTTGGATAGATTTCTGTATGGACTTCCTGAAGTATACAGACCTGATGTTAATTATGATATTAATCCTTCTGTATTAAGAGAGGGGAAGCGAAGCATTTTGTTAAGATTTGAGGGAAAAGAACCGAAACATTTACTTACAGGTGATTATGTTGATGGAATTCATAGTCTTTCAATAGAAAATATTATTAATAAAAAAATGACAGATAAAAAGCTTCCCTTTAATAATGAACCTAACAATTTAGAAGAATGGATGATTAACGAATTATGGAAATTATTTTTGAAAGGAGATAAAGATTTTAAACCTGCTCTGACTTTTCCAATGATTTCAAGACTTGCTGAATATATCTTGAGGGAAAATCCTTTTGTTCTTAAAGCATTGCGAGCGACATATTCACATGTATTTTTAGATGAATTTCAGGATATAACAGGAGTACAATATGATTTATTGAAAACTTGTTTTCTCGGGTCTAATGCCGTAATAACTGCAGTAGGAGATAATAAACAGCGAATTATGGAATGGGCAGGAGCACTAAGAAATTCATTTGAATTGTTTGAAAAAGATTTCAATGCCCAAAGAATAAATTTACTGATGAATCATAGGTCTGCGCCGCGTTTAGTTGAATTGCAAAAAGTTTTTATAAAAGAAGCATTTGGTGAAAAAATAGATTTGTCCGATTTAAAAATAGAGAATAGCAAAAAATGGAGTAAAGATGATGGAATATGTGAAGTTTGGATTTTTAATGATTATATTAAAGAAGCTCAAATTTTATCTGAAAACATAAAGAAGTGGCTAAATTCAGAAGATTTAAGTCATAGAGATATTTGTGTTTTGGTAAAACAACGTCCTTCTAAATACACAAATATGCTGATTAAAACATTAGCTGAAAATAGCATGAATGCAAGAGATGAAGGCGAAGTTTCAGATTTATTAAATGAGGAAATAATTCAGTTTATAATTAATTTATTTTCATTAGCATTAAATATTAATGGAAATAATTCATACACATTTGTATACGATTTTATAAAAATATTAAATGGATATGATGATGACACTCCAGAGAGGTTTTTAATTAAACTTGAATCTGAAATAACAGAGTTATTGAGGTTTGCAAACGAAAAACTACTTAAGATTGATAATCAGAAACAAATTGTAGAATTATATAAAATTATAATTAGATATTTAAAAATGGATAGATTAATATCCTATTTTCCGCAGTATAGAAATACAGCATGGTTTAATGATTTAATGAATAAGTCTATTAAATTATTGTGGAATGAATTTGAAATAACAAATAATTGGTCAAAAGCAATAACTAACTTTATAGGAATAAACAGTATTCCTATTATGACTATTCATAAAAGTAAAGGGCTCGAATATGATACTGTTGTATTCATTGGTTTAGAAGATTCAGCATTTTGGAGTATTAAAAATCAACCTGAA